The sequence AAACTAAAAACTTTTACAACGGTAACCACTGTATCACGTCATTATGAGCAAACTAAACCTCAGCATATCATAGACGGAGTACTGAGCAAAATAAATAACACTGGCAAGTTGTATTCCATTCCAGAGTTCAACTGTAGCTATGCAATATGTTGCACCTGCGGTGGCCAAAGACCTAAATTCTGCAGCAGACTTGAAAACATAACTGCCAAAGAACTCGCACTGCAGGTAAATATACAttctaaaaatatatatacatatatattttctaAAAAATCCAATGAAAGTAAAGTATCTGGGAACAGTAAACACTAGCTGAATAGCAATTAAAGGGTTTTTTGCTATGTACTGATAGCCAACATGCTAACTCAGCTTGAATAACTCATGCCATGTGCCTCAGATTTGCATTACTTTGATAATACTTCCCGTCCAGAAGCGGGTGCACAACAGTCACTGCTGTCGTGTGCTATTTCAGCTATGTACATTAAACAAAGCCCCACAATAAAGGGGTTCCACTCATAGTGTTGCCAAAGTAAAGAAATGCTGAGGTCAGAGTTTTGTGGAGCGCTCCTACATACACTTGTAGTTTGGGCTTGCCACGGTTAAGTTCACAATTAAGTGACATGTCCAACATGCAAATGAAAAATAACTGACTTTTCACAGGTAATGTAATTGATGATGCTAACTAATCATTGCAGCCTCTCAGCTTACCCTTCAAGATCCAACTAGTGCAAATCAAATGCATTGTGTATCAGTGCTAAAGCAGTTAAAGAACAGTGCTGCCTTACCTGTTGCATCAGTTCCAAAATGCTTTCAAATATGCTTTCTTTATGTCCACCACCTTCTTCTTCCTTCTCAAACTGCTTACATATGTCTCCCATGATCTTGGCCTGTTGCTCATACCGTTGGTAGTCCTCTGGGGTAAGGCTTGACTTGTTGGCATCCAACCAGTTAGGGTACTGCACAAGGATAATTGACAGGCAAATATCAAATTAGAAACAGAGGTGATGTTCATACTAGACTGCATTATAATCATGAGCAGATGGGATTCATACTTTAGCTGTGATCTCTTTGAGAGACGGATAAAGCACTTCCTTGGAGAGAAGATTCTGCATGATGGACTGCATGATGGGCAGAATATTTCCATCATCCCCACCCCCTTCTCCACTCTCATCCAATCCCAAGCCTTCTAGAGCCTTGACAAGATCATCTCCGACCAATCCTGCActctggacaaaaaaaaaaagagagagagagagagaaagaaagaacaatCATAATAAACGACATCTCTCATATTTGCAATATAAAATTAATATAGTTCTTCAAAATTACCTTAAAAACTTTTAAGAAATTACCCCTTGTTCAGCTGACCCACCTGCAAGTTGTCTGCATTTTTGGCCAAGCCACTAAGGGTTTCCTTTAAACAAGACGTGAACTCTTGTTGGGAGGCAACATCAGTACCTATAAACAGAATACATAAGATAAAATATACAATATACATAAGCCTTAAAAACTGACCACAACAATGAACAAAATTAAGTACCCTCCTTACCAACTTTCCCTGCAGCCTCTGACAGTTTTTGGAAGTGTTGAAGAAGCTCTGGCTCCTCCTGGGCCAGTTCTGCCATAGCCTTCTCCCATTCTTCTTTGGCTTGGGTGGCTATGTCCCCTTCAAAGAGATTCTCAAAGAATTTGCTGTCTTCCAGCAAGGGGGGCTAGACAGACATTGCAACAGGCAAACAAAACGGTTTCCTCACTATGAGAAATGGTAAATGGCCGAGAGTCAACTGAGTATTATAATATTAGGGTATTTAGGGTCAATGTTAATtgacaaaatacaaaaaaaaaacattacaaaaaaagTCATCGGTTTCCTCAGCACTGGCGATTAAAATGTCATTGGCTTTCCAGTCACCCATTATTTCAGATAGCCACAAGCAGCAGGTcgagaacaaaagaaaaaaaattgagggAAAACACACCATACATGCAAGAGACATCACGGATAAACCAGGGGTGGTTTTTGAACTTCAACCTTTCATTCTAACACTGGGCTGGCTACTTGTCCATCAGGGCTTTGAACAAACCCACCTTCTCTGCACCACTTTTAGCTGAAGGGGAAGCAGCTGCAGCCTCAGGGGCTGGAGGGGCGGATGTCTTGTCAAAGTCATCCAGTGCGCCTATAACAAATAACTGAAATTACTGGCATATCCACTGTTTATAAGAATATTAattactgtttttaaaaaaaactaggtGGGACTGACAAAGATGTGCCAAGAAGTGACACTTTTTATGTCAAATATTTCGTTTTAAAGTAAGTTTCATCACCAGCACTAAAGGGGAGAGCCTCAGTAAATAACTACTACAACGAAAGACAGTGAGCCGTTCGGGATGAACGTCAATTTTAGCAATATCTGATTCGATTCAAGGGCAAAGACAATCGAAACATTTTGATAAGTTTTATTTCGCCTAAGGCGGACGGATGGTTTTATGTGATATTTTGTTCGTGGGCCTTGTTGGTCTGCAAGCTTGACAACATTAACCTTAGCAAGTTTGGAAAATTTCGGACCTAGCGAGCCTGACAATATTCCCCGCTCCATGTCAACTTCCCCGTGTGACAAACCtccttcctgggggggggggggattgctggCCAAATATTACCAGAAGATATGCGCTTTCACGGATAACTCAAACGTCACGTCAGAAACCAAACGTCAACCCTTACTGTCCAGTAACTCATCCAGATCTGAATCTTGTCCAGCGGACGGCTCGGCTGGTCCGGACGCCATGTTCTCCAAACCAAGCACCGCTGATCGCCGCAAAATGACGTCCCGCTGTAAAACTGTCGCCGACTGCTACGTCACGCACAACGTTTAACCCTTTATCTGGCGCCATCTAATGGTAGTTTTGAAATTACAGAACAGAATGAAAAACGACTAGACCTCAACCCAggatccatccagccatcatcttaaccgcttatcctgctctcagggtcgcggggatgctggagcccattccagcagtcattgggcggcaggcggggagacaccctggacaggccaccaggtcatcacagggccggccgacacacacacacacacacacacacacattccttgggacaatttagtatggccagttcaccgtGGAGGGTATCTCTGAAGACCCGGAGACTGCATATTCAGACCCGCATATCTGGGACCGCAGTTCTAGGCCCCTCACGTTTTGCGACAGCGCCACCTATCGAACTGGACGACAGCAAAATGGAACAGGATCGGAGTGTGAGTATTTAACATGAATCACATTATTTGTTTTTGCATAAAAATACTTTTTTGAATTGAATTTGACAGCGAAATGTACGTTTTAACGTGATACGTTTAATATGATGTGACTCTATTTACCATGATAGTCTGAAAGGCACGTCAAATATTCATCTAGGTTAAGCTAATAGGTAGCTAATGCTAACTTGTTGGAAATGAACTGTTTGACCCGTACATTTTGTTTAATGAAACCGAAGTGCGATGACGAATACTTATAGCATGTGCATTAAATTAAACATAAAACAATGATTAAAGCAATTAAGTGGATGACATGAGAAAAACACCGAAAGGCATAACGTTTTCAGAAAAGCATGGAACTGTTTACATTTTCTGAAATTGTGACATTGCAGAAACACAACGTTACTTTATGCTAAAAGTAAATTATGTATTAGGCCTATGTATCATGTATGTTAACATGTGTTATTATATATCATATTACATATCATATATGTTTATATCAGTATTTACATTTAGCCTATGTTACTCTATACTATATTTAGAGACTTTGTGGACAGAAATTAAGGTCTTCCAAGTAAGATCAAAAGACAAAACAGGGTGGGTGTGCACATCCAAAAAAGTAATACAGGTGCTGGATCAATAAAGAGCCAAAAGCAAAAAAGGTAATGTCCGCACAGTGTTTAAAAGCTCCAAGTAACTTTAATGACAAGTGCAACGTTTCAATCTCACTGATCTTCTTCAGGCATTTCTTACAATCACAAAGCAGGTCAGACAATATAAAGGCAAGCAAACAAATTAGCTGCACAGGTGATTGTGATCTGCATGGTCAGcatattctctctctcatgcaGGAGTGTCAAGACAGTGTTGGTCAGCCCTGCTTTTTGATTGGTCCTGCTCCAGAATATGCTGATCATGCAGATCACAATCACCTGTGCAGCTAATTTGTTTGCTTGCCTTTATATTGTCTGACCTGCTTTTAAACAGTGTGCAGACCATGTTACAGACATTACCTTTTTTGCATCCAGGTAAGATCAGAAATTTATTTTTGTCTATTATTAGGTTTAGGCCTAGTTTATGTCTCTAAAACTGTAAAAAATATTAAATTTGACTAATTAGGCACTCTCTTTTTAAGGTGCACATAACAATCCAGGAAGGTTTGACCTTGCCCTAGCTCAACATATGTTCAACAGGTTGTCAGAACTTCCATTGTCCGTTCTGCAGCCCAACATTGTTCAACCCAACGAAGTTGAGCAAGTGTCAAAAACATCTGGACCTGCATTTTAACCGTGCTGTTTGCCATGAAAGTTAAGTTTGCAAACATTCTCCTGTTGCCTCGAGTggcctgcatttgggtcctcacttTGCGAACCTTGACAATTTGGAATAAAATGCTGATTATATAATAATACTTGATTCTATGCTCTTATGTTTTAAGGATATACCATTCACAGATGTGGACTGGGTTGTCGGCTCCAGCTGCATTATCATTGCCTATACTGCAGTTTAACACTGATGCGCAAACCAGATTTTATTAATCTTGATTTGTGCAAGAAGCAGCACAGTGCCAACCGTCCAGCTCTGGCAACCACTCCCCTGGCATCGACATGCTCCACCACCACCCTGGCACTGACAACCTCAACCACACCATCCTTCACTGCACCAGCCACCCCAAGTGGACAAATGAAAAGGGTCCGTGTGAAGCCAGTGCTCCAAAAAAATGCCCCATATGGCAGGTAATGATGAACAAGAGAAACCTAAAAAGACACATTGCAAGAAAGCACATCAGCAAACATAAAGCCATAACCACTACTTCCCACCTCGACAGTGAATGCATCGATCCAGAAAATGGGATCTTTACTGTCCATAAATCATTTCTTGGACCCAATAATCCTCTTCATGTTCAAAATAAAGTATGGGGGGAAAATCAACATGTGTTCTGTGAGTCTACTGACTGTCAGGTAAACATGAAGTTGGCATGGAGGAGTGGCTTAAAAGCTGATCAGTGTGTTCACCTGAAATCGATTGCATACTGTTCATCATATGTCGCCTGCCCTACACTAGAGGAAGAAACGCTAACTGAGATGGTAAAAAGCAAGTGGTTTGGCGAAGACAAAAAGAAGTTATGCCTTGATTGACAAAATCTTGCCACAACCAACCGTAAGCCCCTTTCCATACTCACCAAAACCGGAACACCTGAGTCCAAGAAATTTATCTCCATTTACCAGCCCACCATTTCATACTACAGTTGGCTGGAAAGGGTCATAGTTTTGTACGACACCAAAAAGAATTCATGGCACTGTCCTTGTGCCAAAACAAAGAGATCATGCCCACACAAATATATTGCCAAATGGCACTTATTTGAAACAGACCCCAGTCTGTTCAGAAAAGTAAGGAGCACAGATGTAGAGGAATGCTTGGACACAGCACCATTGATGGCAGACGAAAGTCGCAAGGAAGGTGATGTGGGGGATGTGTCATATCCCCCAGAAGATCACGAAAAGATGAAGTGCATGGTTCAGTacattttaaagtttaaaaaaataccTGCAGTTCTACCAGAACTCCATCCAGTGGACAAAGACCACACAGGGCATCTCATTCCTGAGGAGATGCTGTGTCAGCACTGCCTGGGAAGTGCGCCTTTGAGTGACCCAGTCCTCATAACAAATAAAGCAAAGATCCTCGCCATCAAACATATTGTGCAAGGTAGGTCAATGGTGTTGTGTCGGCCCTAATAATGCGTCTGTTTCTTCACAGCTATCTCCTTCCTTCTGCCTGGAGAGGCGGGCTGTCCAATCTTCCTGGCCACATCTGAGTGTGTGGTCTCACCTTATAGAAAGGTCTCAGTTGTCAGCCTGCTCTCTCTTTTCCCCTGACTGAGCAGCTGACAGCCACATGGCCAACATGGTGTAGTTTGGTTTGCCTTTGTTCCATTTAttctgttttacacacacaccgcTACAACATGCTTTATTTCCTCATCAAGTATGTTTAGTTAAATAAACTACCTTTTGTACCTTGAATTGTTTGTGTAGAATCTCTTTTGTTGCAAACTGTGAGGCAGGTCAGTTGATTTCTTATAACAAATGTGACAGATGTGATCTGCTTTTATCAATTATTCCATGTGTTATACACTGCGTTCTTAATCATGTTGAATTTTTGGATTTCCAGATGTCTCGACCTACATTAAAACGTGCCATCAACGCGGGACCCATTACCGGTACCAAGAGTGGAAAGATGGCCTTCACAACTTTAATGATCGAATAATATTTGATATCCAGTTATGCCTTATGATAAGGAACCTGTTGCAGGTCATTTTTAAATCTACCTTAACTGACGTATAATCAGTGAGACCATTtgtatttgtttaaaaaaaacattgttttACAGTACTTTGTTTTCATTATTATGTTTCTCTCTTAGGTTCATACTGCAGTGAGCAGAGTTGTGGCATATTTGGAGTTAGATACTAGGCTCCAGTTCCCCTCAGCTGACACAGTCCTTCAGGGGTATCTTCACTTTGAAGCTCTCTGTGAACATGAGTATCAGTATTCCTGTGTCACCTGTGGTGATCACCCACCAGTTGTGATTATGGACCTCCATAAGAAGGGTGCCTTTCATTTGTCAGGTAATAACGCTTTCATAGATTAGACTTATTTTGATGTTATTTATAGACCCAATTACACTCAGAATTACCCTATTGTGTAATGTTTTtcacattatttttttttagtaagTGATCTAGCACAACCTCCGGAGGATTTCAACGAAGAGGTTGACTTGGACTGCTTTTGGGAGGCACTTTCTATGGAAAGGATCGGCCGAGGATTTGTTCCAAGTAATGCAAGACAAGCTTAACAAGCAATGACTGCAGAATTGTGTTAAAACAAACTAATACAAGGAAATAGATGTAAGATATTTTCATTTAACATGTTACTTAATATAAACTGGTGTACTTACATTTTGTGTGTTTTGATATTTCCTAAGGTCACCAAAAAAATCCATTTGCAGTTGTACCATCTTTCCACTTTTGGGCCCCCTGGATTGGCAAAAACACACGCAGGTCAAACAATGCCCTTAACACAGAATTCCAAATGATCCGTCAACCAAAGCCGGCTGAGGCGAGTGAAATAACAGTGTCAGAGAACCGACTCAGAGAAGAACTGTACAAGCAGAAGGTAGAAACcccatttattttaattttctttgAAGTGTGATTTGCAGGCCATTATTTTCCCCAAACCACACATTTCCTCGTATGTTCAATGTTTCTTATTTGACAGGTTCAAGTGATTCGGACATTATGTAGAGGGTGTGGATTGGATTCCTCCGGATCACGTAATGACCTTCTCGTCAGACTTTCAAACGAAATGAAGTCAAGGGAGTCGTATGACAAGGTGTTTCAAAAGATTTGGGCTGCTTCAGGTAAGCAAATTTTCACATAGTTTATGTATttagaataataataatgggggtaaaTAACTTCTAAAGGTTATCTGAAATGGAATTCCATAATGACACTGAGAGGTTGTCCTGTAACAATCCCTTTCATCCGTCTTTTTTTTCCATCTCAGGTGGTTGGGCTGTGATTATGTGCCCATGCGGCATTGTATATAGTATAAAGTGTAACATTCGAGCAGAAAGCCCACGGGACTACACTGATCTCCTACTTTCCTGGAAACACATGCCAAATATAGTCATTTATGACTTTGCACATGGGCTAGCAACGCACATGAACCTTAGAGATCCAGAGAGGATTCCCTTCAAACCCTTCGAAGGACGTTTAAGGGACCCAACTGAAGAAAATATAGCCCTGGCAAAATCtgggaagctgaaggtgtcactGCCTTGGCTAAACTTCAAGAAACTGGTCCCAGACTGTAATGGTCATCCAATAACAGGTTCAGCTGAGCATTATGCTCCATATTATCGATCTCACAAGGACAACACAAAGGATGCCCGAGATGTCCTGAGGAAGCTTGGCCTGGTTCCGCAACTTGCCGGAAAAGTAAACAGTCAAGTAGCAGAACAGCTGTTtgcaaacatgaaaaaaaaacaattacttCCTAAACATGGCATTACCATCTACCCATCTGTTCCTCATGAGGAATATCATCCACCACTACAATGTTCATAAAAACAAACAACGCCTGGACAAAATTACAAAGGATTTTGGAACTGGGGTATCAATGAACAGATACGGCCAAGCACTTTTGGGTAACTTTTCAAATATAGATTTTTGATGCAATTATTACTGCTGTGCAGTACATTATTTTTTACATGTATTTCATTGTTGAtacatgtgtgcatatgtttAGGGAATCCAGAATCTTCAAGGACGTCCGCCACTGCTGAACCTGTTCCAGTGGACACGTGCACCAGCTGGTGAGTAATTATGGGAGCTAGTGGAGCTTTTGTTCTGTCAAGTTCTTGGCTTATTTTTCTGTATGGCAGGAGTTTCATATCCTATCAGGAtcagaaacatctttcatttggtGGTTCAacttttttcaacatgcattgacATGTATGACTGCTAATCtttactgtgattttttttaacttgatttATAGTGGAAGCAGTGCCCCCGACACAACATTACATACAGACACATCA is a genomic window of Lampris incognitus isolate fLamInc1 chromosome 14, fLamInc1.hap2, whole genome shotgun sequence containing:
- the pex19 gene encoding peroxisomal biogenesis factor 19 codes for the protein MASGPAEPSAGQDSDLDELLDSALDDFDKTSAPPAPEAAAASPSAKSGAEKPPLLEDSKFFENLFEGDIATQAKEEWEKAMAELAQEEPELLQHFQKLSEAAGKVGTDVASQQEFTSCLKETLSGLAKNADNLQSAGLVGDDLVKALEGLGLDESGEGGGDDGNILPIMQSIMQNLLSKEVLYPSLKEITAKYPNWLDANKSSLTPEDYQRYEQQAKIMGDICKQFEKEEEGGGHKESIFESILELMQQLQDLGQPPKELAGDTPPGLNFDMESLNLPGVAGAGAAEQCSVM